A portion of the Faecalibacterium sp. I3-3-89 genome contains these proteins:
- a CDS encoding MmcQ/YjbR family DNA-binding protein has translation MTRQELFTWIHQQYGTEPEYPRHDWNAVLRHNDNNKWYGVVLEVSTDKLGLPEAGIVDVLNVKSDLLLIGSLRGQKGYFLAYHMNKEKWLSIQLGKPELDDAIKDLLSLSYELTAPKKRNLKSSGKNPGDSANGKEKEIDEG, from the coding sequence ATGACGCGACAAGAATTATTTACATGGATACACCAGCAGTACGGCACAGAGCCGGAATATCCCAGGCATGACTGGAATGCTGTGTTGCGGCACAACGACAATAATAAATGGTATGGTGTAGTTCTGGAAGTATCAACTGATAAGTTGGGACTGCCGGAGGCAGGCATCGTTGATGTCCTTAATGTGAAAAGCGATCTGCTACTGATTGGCTCTCTTCGCGGGCAGAAAGGCTATTTTCTGGCCTATCACATGAACAAGGAAAAATGGCTCAGTATTCAGCTTGGCAAGCCGGAACTGGATGATGCTATCAAAGATCTGCTTTCTTTGAGCTATGAGCTGACAGCACCGAAAAAGCGCAACTTAAAGTCATCAGGAAAAAATCCGGGAGATTCCGCAAATGGCAAAGAAAAAGAAATTGACGAAGGCTGA
- a CDS encoding ImmA/IrrE family metallo-endopeptidase has translation MMNAEQLSRVGEKLVKRCGSRDPFEIARQLGINVMLCENFGSLKGMYRVIKRNRFIFLNNSLDENMLRIVCAHELGHDQLHRNMAKTTPIHEFMLYDMKSKPEYEANIVAAEILMDSDEVLRYIYEYGYTAEQIASAMSTDINLVALKVAHLATLGYNLHALEHKSNFLK, from the coding sequence ATGATGAATGCGGAACAGCTTTCACGGGTCGGTGAGAAACTGGTAAAACGTTGCGGTTCCAGAGACCCTTTTGAAATTGCAAGGCAGCTTGGTATCAATGTCATGCTTTGCGAAAATTTTGGTTCCCTGAAGGGAATGTACCGGGTGATTAAGCGAAATCGCTTTATTTTCCTGAATAACAGTCTGGATGAAAATATGCTGCGCATTGTGTGCGCACATGAATTAGGGCATGACCAGCTTCACCGGAATATGGCGAAAACCACCCCGATTCATGAGTTCATGCTCTACGATATGAAATCCAAACCAGAATATGAAGCCAACATCGTAGCAGCAGAAATCCTGATGGACAGCGATGAAGTCCTTCGCTACATCTATGAGTATGGATACACAGCTGAGCAGATCGCCAGTGCGATGTCCACCGACATCAATCTGGTTGCGCTGAAGGTGGCGCACCTGGCCACACTTGGATATAATCTGCACGCGCTGGAACATAAAAGCAACTTTTTGAAATAA
- a CDS encoding helix-turn-helix domain-containing protein gives MVFKERLKEKRTEANLTQVELAEKAGVTARTIQNYELGSRKPSNMVTMQKIADALNTTTEYLLGSSGTYVVEAHEKGGAKAAKDIEELVSEVTGMFAGGELSEDAIEGAYKALTDAYWIAKENNKKYAPKTRRKKSDQ, from the coding sequence ATGGTCTTCAAAGAAAGGTTGAAAGAAAAAAGAACAGAAGCCAATTTAACTCAGGTAGAACTTGCAGAGAAGGCCGGTGTAACCGCCCGCACAATTCAGAATTATGAACTTGGCAGCCGCAAGCCATCCAATATGGTTACGATGCAGAAGATTGCGGATGCGCTGAATACTACTACTGAGTACCTGCTGGGCAGCAGCGGCACCTATGTCGTAGAAGCTCACGAAAAAGGCGGCGCAAAAGCAGCGAAAGATATTGAAGAGCTGGTCAGTGAAGTGACCGGTATGTTCGCTGGCGGCGAATTAAGCGAAGATGCCATCGAAGGAGCTTATAAAGCTCTGACCGATGCCTACTGGATTGCCAAAGAGAACAATAAAAAATACGCCCCGAAAACGAGGCGTAAAAAATCCGATCAGTGA
- a CDS encoding ImmA/IrrE family metallo-endopeptidase → MAKYLSRTDLSHIAGRYIEQYYNFFGISKDAPEPIDPERLASSVLGLNVKMLPLCSDGSVLGLTVFQKCGFTVTLGDGTKLVEVFMPKDVVIDSALAADSCTGCRNFTIAHEAAHHILADQFPNDYGKAVKCRGHIAYRERNGQPSWEEWQANTLAAELLMPTFLVNAEIKRAALCLPNGILYKSASDPNYEKILEMAARMGVSWSAIRIRLQQMQIINGKPIHCHPLDVIRFGE, encoded by the coding sequence ATGGCAAAATACTTATCCCGCACAGACCTTTCGCACATAGCGGGCAGGTATATCGAGCAGTACTATAACTTTTTCGGAATTAGCAAGGATGCCCCAGAACCCATTGACCCGGAACGGCTCGCAAGTTCTGTTCTTGGGCTGAATGTGAAAATGCTGCCGTTATGCAGCGATGGCAGTGTCCTAGGACTGACTGTTTTCCAGAAATGCGGTTTTACCGTAACCTTGGGGGACGGAACAAAGCTTGTAGAGGTGTTCATGCCGAAGGACGTCGTAATCGATTCCGCCCTTGCGGCAGACAGCTGCACCGGATGCCGGAATTTCACGATAGCGCATGAAGCGGCACACCATATTCTGGCTGACCAGTTTCCGAACGACTACGGAAAAGCAGTCAAGTGCCGTGGGCACATTGCCTATCGGGAACGAAACGGACAGCCCTCATGGGAAGAATGGCAGGCGAACACCCTTGCAGCGGAGCTGCTGATGCCAACATTTCTGGTCAACGCCGAAATAAAACGTGCAGCGCTGTGCCTGCCAAACGGAATCCTGTACAAATCCGCATCGGACCCGAACTATGAAAAAATTTTGGAGATGGCTGCACGGATGGGAGTATCGTGGTCTGCGATTAGGATCAGATTACAGCAGATGCAGATCATCAACGGCAAACCCATCCACTGCCACCCATTAGACGTCATTCGATTTGGAGAATAA
- a CDS encoding sigma factor-like helix-turn-helix DNA-binding protein encodes MSFNNGNERRKLNAKWEQLRVQYREAGMSEEAIQAMYEFDLGVLNSERAYDASTVAVCDGEDDVDARKAADLKQYEAAITVTDTYHETKSRFGWIGEIENERLLAALESLSELDLKILTLYVYAGYTESEIASALESKRITIHKRIERMTMFLKNF; translated from the coding sequence ATGAGTTTCAATAATGGTAATGAACGTCGCAAGCTGAACGCAAAGTGGGAGCAACTCCGTGTGCAGTACCGCGAAGCCGGAATGAGCGAAGAGGCAATTCAGGCGATGTATGAGTTTGATTTGGGCGTCCTGAACAGTGAACGCGCCTATGATGCCAGCACGGTGGCAGTCTGTGATGGCGAAGATGACGTTGACGCAAGGAAAGCAGCAGATCTTAAGCAATATGAGGCTGCGATCACGGTAACAGATACCTACCACGAAACCAAGAGCCGCTTTGGATGGATCGGCGAAATCGAGAATGAGCGGTTGCTGGCTGCTCTTGAAAGCTTATCGGAACTTGATCTCAAAATCCTTACGCTCTATGTCTATGCCGGGTACACCGAGTCCGAGATTGCAAGTGCCTTGGAATCCAAAAGGATTACGATTCATAAGCGAATCGAGCGAATGACTATGTTTTTGAAGAACTTTTGA